The Persephonella sp. KM09-Lau-8 nucleotide sequence TTCCTTTTAAAGAAGACAGATCAAAAGTTTGGTTTTGTGTGACATTTGTATCCTCTTCTACTGTAGTTGTTTCAGGCTCAGGTGGTTCTACAGGTGGTTTTGTTTCCTTTTTCTCAGGTTGGGGCTGTGGTTTTAAGACAGGTTTAGGTTTCGGCTTTGGCTTAGGCTTTGGTTTCTTGACCGGTTTTGGCTTAGGTTTTGGTGGTTTCGGCTTAGGTTTCTTCGGCTTTGGTTTAGGTTTTACAGGTTTTGGTTTTGGTTTAGGTTTCGGCTTAGGTGCAGGTTTGGGCTTAATTACCTTTTTTTCTTTTTTTCCAGATGGGATTTTCTTTTTGGGCTTTGGAACAGCATTTTTTTTCTTTTCTGGTTTCAGGATATTTATATAAACAATTTTTTTCTTTTCGACTGGTTTTTCCGGAGATTTTATATTTGCAAGAACAAGAAATATAAGACCATGCAGAATAATAGATATTCCCAGTCCTATTAATAAAATCTTTGTATCGCTAAATTTTTTCAATTTAGTTTTGAGGTTTCTATTGTGTATTTTTCAAGGCCTAAATCGCGGCAAATATCTATAACAGATACAACTTTCTGGAAAGGCGTATCCCGGTCAGCTCTGAGAACAATAACAGGCTTTTTTTCTTTTATAAAAGATGCCAATTCCTTTCTTAAACTGGATATATCAATCTGTTTACTGTCTATATAAATTGTTCCATCTTTTTTTATGGTTATTATTACTTTTTTCTCAGTCAGTTCCTTTGCTTCTGAGGTTTTTGCCTGGGGAAGATTAAGGGGAATTTTACCTTCTACTATAAATGTGGCTGTTGCCAGAAAAATTATTAAAACAACCAGTATTATGTCCACAAAGGGAGTCATATTTATTTCGGATATCTCTTTGTCTTCATCATCTATAAGTTTCATTATTCCTCCAGTTCAACAGGTAAATTCTTTTTGTATTCATATATAAGAAGTATTTTCTTTACTCTTCTTACAAAATAGTTATAAGCAATAACAGAAGGAATGGCCACAAACAATCCCATTGCTGTCGCCACAAGAGCTTCAGATATACCTTCCATAACAACTCTTACCCCAAATTCAGAAGCACGTCCAAGGTCATGAAAGGCCTGAATAATACCAAGAACAGTCCCAAAAAGGCCTATAAAAGGAGCATTATTACCAAATGTGGCTAATATTCCAAGTCTTTTTTCAAGGGCAAGTTTAAGAGAAATCGGGTCGTAATCCATCATATTTTTTTCTATTCTGGGAATTGCTATCAGCCTCTCTATTACAACTGCAACTCCCACAACACTCATCAGAATTAGAAGATACAGGACAGGTGTCTCACCAATTAAGGCCAGTTTAAGAAAAAACTCTGTTATGTTCACACTCTTCTCCATATTGGTTTCGTAATATAATAATTCTAATATAAATTTCAAGCGGTGAAAAAAATGGAAAAATTTACAGTTATAGCCGGTCCCTGTGTTATAGAAAATCAGGAGATATGTTTTCAGGTTGCAGAGGTTTTAAAAAGCCTACAGGAAGAATATCCTGATATAAGATTTGTTTTTAAATCCTCTTTTGATAAAGCAAATCGTTCAAGTATTCATTCATTCCGTGGAAAAGGAATGGAGTATGGCCTTAAGGTTCTGGAAAGTGTAAAAAAAGAATTTGGACTTCCGGTGTTAACAGATATTCATGAAAGCAATCAGGCAGATATAGTTGCAGAAGTAGTTGATATACTTCAGATACCTGCCTTTTTATGCAGACAGACAGACCTGCTGCTTGCTGCTGCCAAAACTGGCAAGGAAATAAATGTTAAAAAAGGACAATTTTTAGCCCCATGGGATACAAAAAATATTGTTGAAAAGCTA carries:
- a CDS encoding energy transducer TonB, which gives rise to MKKFSDTKILLIGLGISIILHGLIFLVLANIKSPEKPVEKKKIVYINILKPEKKKNAVPKPKKKIPSGKKEKKVIKPKPAPKPKPKPKPKPVKPKPKPKKPKPKPPKPKPKPVKKPKPKPKPKPKPVLKPQPQPEKKETKPPVEPPEPETTTVEEDTNVTQNQTFDLSSLKGKELIYQHGKEEEKEEKKTDEDIQAYIRALQEYLNELARRKDLYPPMAKRLRIEGSLVVRFTIKADGSVDENSIKIVESSNYSVLDKGAVKIIKKYVPLFAKKYRKKPPKGDLTVELPVTFEIIGW
- a CDS encoding biopolymer transporter ExbD, with amino-acid sequence MKLIDDEDKEISEINMTPFVDIILVVLIIFLATATFIVEGKIPLNLPQAKTSEAKELTEKKVIITIKKDGTIYIDSKQIDISSLRKELASFIKEKKPVIVLRADRDTPFQKVVSVIDICRDLGLEKYTIETSKLN
- a CDS encoding MotA/TolQ/ExbB proton channel family protein, giving the protein MNITEFFLKLALIGETPVLYLLILMSVVGVAVVIERLIAIPRIEKNMMDYDPISLKLALEKRLGILATFGNNAPFIGLFGTVLGIIQAFHDLGRASEFGVRVVMEGISEALVATAMGLFVAIPSVIAYNYFVRRVKKILLIYEYKKNLPVELEE
- the kdsA gene encoding 3-deoxy-8-phosphooctulonate synthase, with protein sequence MEKFTVIAGPCVIENQEICFQVAEVLKSLQEEYPDIRFVFKSSFDKANRSSIHSFRGKGMEYGLKVLESVKKEFGLPVLTDIHESNQADIVAEVVDILQIPAFLCRQTDLLLAAAKTGKEINVKKGQFLAPWDTKNIVEKLKFGGAKKFYLTERGVSFGYNNLVVDYRSLPIMRQFAPVIFDATHSVQLPGGQGTASGGQREFVYPLAKAAVSVGVDGLFFETHPDPDKALSDGPNQVPLKDFPEMIKKLLSLRDFLVEKDI